In a single window of the Gemmatimonadota bacterium genome:
- a CDS encoding methyl-accepting chemotaxis protein — MASWAVAAAFGRQLGAVPTSPSGTTVLLLLALLAIGSALLVLIRTPEAAPAGPFIALASAAAALIALGPVDHPAAEGTLQSFLLTGPWRYALTPIVVHFAFAIAWPHRKRYWFGLTLGWYVLHITLLVAATLGITAREPQLLAGVDDTVHTGVLLPAGALVAVVALILGLATPDRRAAQRRAIGWALLAVAFGLLPLALTPFIPDFALPLDGGMTPARLALALLALFGLGAVLSLPFINPVNRDLLAHRLASRLLDDKEMIDSLRAVAESLRTTFEAEGVGVRLAAPMLHVIAGELRSGNAGGSFATEAETVDDRRTIVAPIGRSGDPLGEVRLEARFAGAFGRREREWLSAFLVPIGSVLRARRRELGADERMATLARQIADSADAIITAAGNLPEPPVDDGMAVPPAVDAREVLGQLGDGVAGIVRHGEALFGVTGNARTHAIRTGDEIARALDSLALLGKEVDQLARHGDEITISNDTVSGIAFRTNLLANNAALEATRAGSAGRTFGVLAEEIRRLADTTAATSAAISERISGLSSDVQAVGGAVAAVRQALAAAIRESETTEEAARILGEAAGQLEGSARSLRPAVDEANAVAKRRSARDMHLSATLERFLDDRTALARAMVAHRDAIERLTESLHRLAAQHGVRTRPIGTLGGRS; from the coding sequence GTGGCCTCCTGGGCCGTCGCTGCGGCCTTCGGGCGCCAACTTGGTGCCGTGCCGACATCGCCGTCCGGCACCACCGTCCTGCTCCTCCTTGCCCTGCTCGCGATCGGTTCCGCCCTGCTGGTCCTGATTCGAACCCCCGAGGCGGCTCCCGCTGGGCCATTTATCGCGCTGGCATCGGCCGCCGCCGCCCTGATTGCGCTCGGGCCCGTCGACCATCCAGCGGCCGAGGGGACGCTGCAGTCGTTCCTGCTCACTGGGCCCTGGCGTTACGCGCTCACACCGATCGTGGTCCACTTCGCTTTCGCCATCGCCTGGCCCCACCGCAAACGCTACTGGTTCGGCCTGACGCTCGGCTGGTACGTCCTGCACATCACCCTGCTTGTTGCTGCCACCCTTGGCATCACCGCTCGCGAGCCGCAACTCCTTGCGGGCGTTGACGATACCGTCCATACCGGCGTACTTCTGCCGGCCGGGGCCCTGGTCGCCGTGGTGGCGCTGATCCTCGGTCTCGCGACCCCGGATCGTCGTGCGGCACAGCGGCGCGCCATCGGGTGGGCTCTCCTCGCGGTGGCCTTCGGCTTGTTGCCGCTGGCCCTGACCCCATTCATCCCCGACTTCGCGCTCCCCCTCGATGGTGGGATGACGCCTGCGCGCCTCGCTCTCGCACTCCTCGCCCTTTTCGGACTGGGCGCCGTGCTCTCCCTGCCGTTCATCAATCCGGTCAATCGCGACCTGCTGGCGCATCGGCTCGCCTCGCGCCTGCTCGATGACAAGGAGATGATCGACAGCCTCCGGGCAGTCGCGGAGTCACTGCGAACGACGTTCGAAGCGGAGGGCGTTGGCGTCAGACTGGCCGCCCCCATGCTCCATGTGATTGCCGGCGAGCTGCGCTCGGGGAACGCGGGCGGTTCGTTCGCGACTGAGGCAGAAACGGTCGATGATCGCCGCACCATCGTCGCACCGATCGGGCGATCGGGCGATCCGCTCGGCGAGGTGCGACTCGAGGCACGATTTGCGGGGGCGTTCGGTCGTCGGGAGCGAGAATGGCTGAGCGCGTTCCTCGTGCCGATTGGATCAGTCCTCCGTGCCCGGCGACGCGAACTCGGCGCGGACGAACGGATGGCCACGCTGGCTCGACAGATTGCCGACTCCGCGGACGCCATCATCACGGCGGCGGGGAATCTCCCGGAACCACCAGTTGATGACGGGATGGCGGTGCCGCCCGCGGTCGACGCCCGCGAAGTGCTGGGCCAGCTTGGCGACGGCGTTGCCGGCATCGTCCGACATGGTGAAGCGCTTTTCGGCGTGACTGGCAACGCGCGCACCCACGCCATCCGCACTGGCGACGAGATCGCCCGCGCCCTCGACTCGCTGGCGCTGCTCGGCAAGGAAGTCGATCAGCTCGCGCGGCATGGCGATGAAATCACGATCAGCAACGACACCGTGAGCGGCATCGCGTTCCGTACCAACCTGCTCGCAAACAACGCGGCGCTCGAAGCCACCCGCGCGGGCAGCGCGGGACGGACCTTCGGCGTGCTTGCCGAGGAGATCCGACGACTCGCTGATACAACCGCGGCGACGTCGGCAGCGATCAGCGAACGGATCTCGGGGCTGAGCAGCGATGTGCAGGCCGTGGGCGGCGCCGTGGCGGCCGTGCGGCAGGCGTTGGCCGCCGCCATCCGCGAATCGGAGACCACCGAGGAGGCGGCACGAATTCTGGGTGAGGCTGCCGGGCAGCTCGAGGGCTCGGCGCGTTCACTGCGGCCGGCCGTGGATGAAGCGAATGCGGTGGCCAAACGGCGCTCGGCGCGCGACATGCACCTGTCCGCCACTCTCGAGCGCTTCCTTGATGATCGTACCGCCCTCGCGCGAGCGATGGTCGCGCATCGTGATGCGATCGAACGACTCACCGAATCATTGCATCGACTCGCGGCGCAACATGGCGTCCGGACCAGGCCAATCGGCACCCTCGGCGGGCGCAGCTAG
- a CDS encoding 6-pyruvoyl tetrahydropterin synthase family protein has translation MGTFRVTVSKDYLVFSSAHFITFRGHTCESLHGHNYRVGVSVEGPIDDECLFVVDFAILKRIVRRYVDTIDHRVLLPTNNPKLAYRTEGTMTFVEYFGLQTYQFPTKDCAMMPIANTTAEMIAEWLAINVRNDLAAEGAKLTFLQIEIEESFGQTATYSESLA, from the coding sequence GTGGGAACGTTTCGTGTCACGGTCAGCAAGGACTACCTGGTCTTCTCCTCGGCCCACTTCATCACCTTCCGCGGACATACCTGCGAGTCATTGCACGGTCACAACTACCGTGTCGGTGTGAGCGTCGAAGGGCCAATCGACGATGAGTGCCTCTTCGTGGTGGACTTCGCGATCCTCAAGCGCATCGTGCGCCGATATGTTGACACGATCGACCATCGCGTGCTGCTGCCGACCAACAACCCGAAGTTGGCGTATCGGACGGAAGGGACGATGACCTTCGTCGAGTATTTCGGGCTGCAGACCTACCAGTTTCCCACCAAGGACTGCGCCATGATGCCGATCGCGAACACCACGGCAGAAATGATCGCCGAATGGCTCGCCATCAATGTCCGGAATGATCTTGCCGCCGAGGGTGCCAAGCTCACCTTCCTGCAGATCGAAATCGAGGAATCGTTCGGCCAGACCGCGACCTACAGCGAGTCTCTCGCCTGA
- a CDS encoding TQO small subunit DoxD, whose amino-acid sequence MTRTYTLPAARALAFLRIATGAGLLLAAWGKLTMYKVGGAVPLPVVALHWQLELPERLALWLASHPTGLWAAVVRDLLLPHGALVAGLIAWAQVIAGVMLLIGLRTRLAATLAVIVSIALALAAGWRDAGDVRPYLMQIMLCIALLIGGAGDTLGLDGWRRERRRDRDL is encoded by the coding sequence ATGACCCGTACCTACACCTTGCCGGCCGCCCGTGCTTTGGCCTTCCTCCGGATTGCCACCGGTGCCGGACTCCTGCTGGCCGCCTGGGGCAAGCTGACGATGTACAAGGTCGGCGGCGCGGTGCCGCTGCCGGTGGTCGCGCTGCACTGGCAGCTCGAGCTCCCCGAGCGTCTCGCGCTCTGGCTCGCCTCCCACCCCACCGGCCTCTGGGCGGCGGTGGTGCGCGACCTGCTGCTGCCACACGGCGCGCTGGTGGCTGGTCTGATTGCGTGGGCGCAGGTCATTGCAGGAGTGATGCTGCTGATCGGATTGCGCACCCGTCTGGCCGCGACGCTCGCGGTTATCGTCTCGATCGCGTTGGCTCTCGCCGCCGGGTGGCGTGATGCCGGGGACGTGCGTCCCTACCTGATGCAGATCATGCTCTGCATTGCCCTGCTGATCGGTGGTGCGGGGGATACGCTTGGCCTCGATGGCTGGCGCCGCGAACGCCGGCGCGACCGCGACCTCTAG
- a CDS encoding 4-hydroxy-3-methylbut-2-enyl diphosphate reductase — translation MESTYFRRGFGLKGEIEGQRNADYHSAVVDAVRSHANTLQVGTLTFRLAQEFGFCYGVDRAVDYAYETRAKFPDRRLFLVGEIIHNPHVNAKLAAMGIIFLRVGADGEFDFSGITTDDAVIIPAFGVTMRDFTRLRAIGCVLVDTTCGSVLNVWKRVESYARDGFTAVIHGKHYHEETRATASQVTKHPDGKYLVLFNMAEARAVCDWIEGKGDAATLNARFADAASPGFDFATDVQRVGVANQTTMLSGESLAIAAEFKAALMRRYGAEEVDGHFRAFDTICSATQERQDAVDALLRDPMDVMLVVGGYNSSNTCALAALAASKGVRTYHIEDADGIDPEGGVIRHQPVRSKVEVTESDWLGSARLIGITAGASTPNNKIGETIARVSALAGVDLAAALPSA, via the coding sequence ATGGAATCCACGTACTTCCGGCGCGGCTTCGGCCTCAAGGGTGAAATCGAAGGGCAGCGGAATGCCGACTACCACAGCGCAGTCGTCGACGCCGTCCGCTCCCATGCCAATACCCTCCAGGTCGGTACGCTGACATTTCGGCTCGCCCAGGAATTCGGCTTCTGCTACGGCGTCGACCGTGCGGTCGACTACGCCTACGAGACCCGTGCGAAGTTTCCCGATCGCCGACTCTTCCTCGTGGGCGAAATCATTCACAACCCGCACGTCAACGCCAAGCTCGCTGCGATGGGGATCATCTTCCTGCGCGTTGGCGCCGATGGCGAATTCGACTTCTCCGGCATCACCACCGACGACGCCGTGATCATTCCGGCATTCGGGGTGACGATGCGCGACTTCACGCGGCTGCGGGCGATCGGCTGTGTCCTCGTCGACACCACCTGCGGATCCGTGCTGAATGTCTGGAAGCGGGTCGAGAGCTACGCGCGTGACGGCTTCACCGCGGTGATCCACGGGAAGCACTATCACGAGGAAACCCGCGCCACCGCGAGCCAGGTCACCAAGCATCCCGACGGGAAATACCTGGTGCTCTTCAACATGGCCGAGGCCCGCGCGGTCTGCGACTGGATCGAGGGGAAGGGCGACGCTGCCACCCTCAACGCCCGCTTCGCGGACGCGGCCTCCCCTGGTTTCGATTTCGCGACCGATGTGCAGCGGGTCGGGGTGGCGAACCAGACCACGATGCTGTCGGGCGAATCCCTCGCGATTGCGGCCGAATTCAAGGCTGCTCTCATGCGCCGCTACGGGGCCGAGGAAGTCGATGGCCACTTCCGCGCGTTCGACACCATCTGTTCGGCGACGCAGGAGCGGCAGGATGCCGTGGACGCGCTGCTCCGTGATCCGATGGATGTGATGCTTGTGGTCGGCGGCTACAACTCGTCCAATACCTGCGCCCTGGCCGCCCTGGCCGCGAGCAAAGGGGTTCGGACCTACCACATTGAAGACGCGGACGGGATCGATCCGGAAGGCGGCGTCATTCGGCACCAGCCCGTCCGGAGCAAGGTGGAAGTCACCGAAAGCGACTGGCTGGGCAGCGCCCGTCTCATTGGGATCACCGCCGGAGCTTCCACCCCGAACAACAAGATCGGCGAGACGATCGCCAGGGTCAGTGCCCTGGCTGGTGTCGACCTCGCCGCTGCACTCCCCTCCGCCTGA
- a CDS encoding helicase-related protein yields MKITRDHLLPPDPEAYRRAEHPRGRVIVIAPTRAACETIELALATHIDTVLQREHGEELATWSRDGKAFGIVAGTGTGKTLGIRLIAEAILRAPLNVGVVNREREATPETVRCNIVVVTTGIARRWLTDDLVSPRDTIIVDEIHQTSAELELCLALGKRTGCRFIWLSATVDPTFYRGYLASDEVLQTSAFDPALKARVTVIPKQPETFLDDRMVRRFISERRGVAVFLPTRAEVERLGEGLSARFPKLSAAFYHGGQPIRVIRPFLEGDVKKPYLLAMTAAGQSALNLPGLDTVVIYDARYSNVVEGGRNVLHRLYLGANEILQMAGRVHGRVANGEVNILSDRQLDFALLKPAPPEFQLAGDAERVAITCAAIGVDAGDLDLPVPLDKIAYRKAVALLTERGLIENGRLTRYGRDVEAVPVDRPWAELLVHADADLLPLVAGASGIDSLHRMTREERDLHGVLVPGSDHLTAYNLLAEAVNSCGRLGEVHGLPRHVFDETALAEWGDRRGVLVKAIEDGALGMASAYRALDVELPSTLPHADKARRAAFIDLLARIQPFDFVLDEHTADGQEARISKTSVAGSWGGVAGRLRYFADRMGVARAGIEGTTIPYDLIRQYAVLGAPRVVLTGHRQRQGLAVSRRLHYFGFALENQIVHLDGDFPEALRGEARDVLAEGLIDGSVEHPSRSRLVRAMRTLQDYWRRSGGALEGVDDVTLHQLVRAQLEDVTSWEGFQHTALAIDVDALLPSEGRAHLDALPLSWRVHGDVSPLEYEVRDGHGFVRLVLREGQARRMTPQDLPTLDRPLVLAVRRGDEYLQAESLFALHELLRQPRRQRPEAGKPQRFDQQRGSTDGGRRGGGTKGHGPKGGRGPGGKGGKGGKGPRGSGRRK; encoded by the coding sequence GTGAAGATCACTCGCGACCACCTGCTCCCGCCGGATCCTGAAGCCTACCGGCGCGCCGAGCACCCTCGTGGTCGGGTCATCGTCATCGCGCCGACGCGCGCCGCCTGCGAAACCATCGAGCTTGCCCTCGCGACCCACATCGACACTGTGCTCCAGCGGGAGCACGGCGAGGAACTTGCGACCTGGTCACGGGATGGCAAGGCGTTCGGCATCGTGGCGGGCACCGGCACGGGAAAGACCCTGGGTATCCGGCTCATCGCCGAGGCAATCCTTCGCGCGCCGTTAAACGTGGGCGTGGTGAATCGGGAACGCGAAGCGACGCCCGAGACCGTGCGCTGCAATATCGTCGTGGTCACGACGGGCATTGCCCGGCGCTGGCTCACGGACGACCTCGTGTCACCGCGTGATACCATCATCGTCGACGAGATCCATCAGACCTCGGCGGAGCTGGAACTCTGTCTGGCGCTCGGCAAGCGAACCGGCTGTCGTTTCATCTGGCTCTCCGCCACGGTCGATCCGACGTTCTACCGTGGCTACCTCGCCAGCGACGAAGTACTGCAGACCAGTGCTTTCGACCCGGCGCTGAAGGCGCGCGTCACCGTCATCCCGAAGCAGCCCGAGACTTTTCTTGATGACCGGATGGTGCGCCGTTTCATCAGCGAGCGTCGCGGCGTCGCGGTCTTCCTCCCGACGCGAGCCGAAGTGGAGCGACTCGGCGAGGGGCTGAGCGCCCGCTTCCCGAAACTCAGTGCGGCGTTCTATCACGGCGGCCAGCCGATCCGGGTGATTCGTCCCTTCCTCGAAGGCGACGTGAAGAAGCCCTACCTCCTCGCGATGACGGCCGCAGGACAGTCGGCGCTCAACCTCCCGGGGCTCGACACGGTCGTCATCTACGATGCCCGCTACAGCAATGTCGTCGAGGGCGGTCGGAACGTGTTGCATCGGCTCTACCTCGGCGCCAACGAGATCCTCCAGATGGCGGGGCGGGTGCACGGTCGGGTGGCCAATGGCGAGGTCAACATTCTCTCGGACCGCCAGCTCGACTTCGCCTTGCTGAAGCCGGCACCACCCGAGTTCCAGCTGGCCGGCGACGCGGAGCGTGTGGCGATTACCTGCGCGGCAATCGGCGTGGATGCTGGTGACCTCGACCTCCCGGTGCCGCTTGACAAGATCGCCTACCGCAAGGCGGTGGCGTTGCTGACCGAACGTGGCCTGATCGAGAACGGCCGACTGACGCGGTACGGTCGCGACGTGGAAGCCGTACCGGTCGATCGTCCGTGGGCGGAATTGCTGGTGCACGCCGACGCCGATCTTCTGCCGCTGGTCGCAGGGGCCAGTGGCATAGACTCGCTGCATCGGATGACGCGTGAAGAACGCGACCTGCACGGCGTGCTGGTCCCAGGCAGCGATCATCTCACGGCGTACAACCTGCTCGCCGAGGCGGTCAATTCGTGCGGACGGCTGGGGGAAGTGCATGGCCTGCCGCGACACGTCTTCGACGAGACAGCGCTGGCAGAGTGGGGAGATCGACGTGGCGTACTGGTCAAGGCGATCGAAGATGGCGCGCTCGGGATGGCATCGGCCTACCGCGCACTCGACGTCGAATTGCCGAGTACCCTGCCGCACGCCGACAAGGCGCGGCGAGCGGCGTTCATCGATCTGCTCGCCCGGATCCAGCCATTTGATTTCGTGCTCGACGAACACACTGCCGATGGCCAGGAAGCCCGAATCTCGAAGACCTCGGTGGCGGGCAGCTGGGGTGGCGTCGCCGGGCGTCTGCGCTATTTCGCCGACCGGATGGGTGTCGCACGTGCCGGCATCGAAGGCACCACCATTCCCTACGACCTGATTCGCCAGTACGCGGTACTCGGCGCGCCGCGCGTCGTGCTGACGGGCCATCGTCAGCGTCAGGGGCTCGCTGTGTCGCGCCGCTTGCATTACTTCGGCTTTGCCCTCGAGAATCAGATCGTCCATCTCGACGGCGACTTTCCCGAGGCACTGCGGGGCGAAGCCCGCGATGTGCTTGCCGAAGGCCTCATTGATGGGTCGGTAGAGCACCCATCGCGCAGTCGACTGGTCCGGGCGATGCGCACGCTCCAGGACTACTGGCGACGCTCGGGTGGCGCACTCGAGGGCGTCGATGACGTGACACTGCACCAGCTCGTGCGAGCCCAGCTCGAAGATGTCACGTCGTGGGAAGGGTTCCAGCACACCGCACTCGCCATCGACGTCGACGCCCTGCTGCCGTCCGAAGGGCGAGCGCACCTCGATGCGTTGCCGCTCTCGTGGCGCGTGCACGGTGATGTGTCACCGCTCGAATACGAAGTGCGAGACGGGCATGGCTTCGTCCGGCTGGTGCTGCGGGAAGGTCAGGCGCGTCGTATGACACCGCAGGATCTGCCGACGCTCGATCGACCGCTGGTCCTCGCGGTGCGCCGAGGCGACGAGTATCTGCAGGCCGAGAGCCTCTTTGCCTTGCACGAATTGTTGCGGCAACCACGACGCCAGCGTCCCGAAGCGGGGAAGCCGCAGCGATTTGATCAACAGCGTGGTTCGACGGATGGTGGTCGGCGAGGCGGCGGCACGAAGGGGCACGGGCCCAAGGGTGGGCGGGGACCGGGCGGCAAGGGTGGCAAGGGTGGCAAAGGCCCACGCGGCAGTGGGCGCCGCAAATAG
- a CDS encoding SDR family oxidoreductase: MKGKICLITGANRGIGRATAEALARQGATILLHCRDRSAGESARAELVASTGNSNIEVLVANLAVQAEVVALAEEVKARFPRLDVLINNAGAFFLNRVVTVDDHESTFAVNHLASFILTNELSDLLKASAPSRVIMVASESHQRVTDPEDWESNKGYNGLTAYGRSKLANVMYSYDLAHRLEGTGVTVNCCHPGVVETQLLESGFKRWWLHWVWPMVKRFTVSPAEGATTPTYLASSPDVEGVTGRYFIKSRPATSSLISHDSVLGARLWNLSLRLTGELPPVSITGEHIAH; this comes from the coding sequence ATGAAGGGAAAGATCTGTCTGATCACGGGGGCCAATCGCGGCATCGGTCGGGCCACCGCCGAGGCGCTGGCCCGGCAGGGCGCCACCATCCTGCTCCATTGCCGCGACCGGTCGGCCGGCGAATCGGCCCGGGCAGAGCTTGTCGCCTCGACCGGGAACAGCAACATCGAGGTCCTTGTCGCCAACCTGGCGGTCCAGGCCGAAGTGGTGGCCCTCGCGGAGGAGGTGAAGGCGCGCTTCCCGCGACTCGATGTGCTCATCAACAATGCCGGCGCGTTCTTCCTCAATCGCGTGGTCACGGTCGACGACCACGAATCGACGTTTGCGGTCAACCATCTCGCTTCGTTCATCCTTACCAACGAGCTCAGCGACCTGCTCAAGGCCAGCGCTCCGTCGCGGGTAATCATGGTCGCGTCGGAGTCTCACCAGCGCGTCACCGACCCCGAGGACTGGGAGAGCAACAAGGGGTACAACGGCCTCACGGCCTATGGTCGCTCCAAGCTCGCCAACGTAATGTACAGCTACGACCTCGCGCACCGGCTCGAAGGAACCGGCGTCACGGTCAACTGCTGTCACCCCGGTGTCGTGGAGACGCAACTGCTGGAGAGCGGGTTCAAGCGGTGGTGGCTGCACTGGGTCTGGCCGATGGTGAAGCGTTTCACCGTTTCGCCGGCGGAAGGTGCGACGACGCCTACCTATCTCGCGTCGTCGCCCGATGTCGAAGGTGTCACTGGTCGGTACTTCATCAAGAGTCGCCCCGCGACCTCGTCGCTGATTTCACACGACTCGGTCCTCGGGGCTCGTCTCTGGAACCTTTCTCTTCGCCTCACCGGTGAGCTGCCGCCGGTGTCAATCACCGGCGAGCATATCGCTCACTAG
- a CDS encoding anthranilate synthase component I family protein: MGSSVVVPLSPVPKPLELLTRFASLPALAFLDGASDTADLGRFSYLTADPVATIMAPAAAWEGTRDHLRATIRNDFPHEPLLPPFQGGWIGWLSYELGSAFDRMPRARRDDLHSSDVVLGLYDWVIAWDHQSGNAWLVSSGCDSLGNPDRERAQQRAEEVLTRIRTGSHQPVVPSAVSNGVVAPSGQIRIDAFADAPALLSGDFSPAQYREAVRDIIELIRAGDLFQANLTQRFLAPFAGEPIALYRAMRSLAPAPMAAYLAQADRQILSMSPELFLRLEPRSRALETRPIKGTRPRDGDLVRDRALADELIASEKDRAENVMIVDLLRNDFSRVCTPESVRVPALCRLDSHAAVHHLVSIVTGTLQSGRDAIDAIAATFPGGSITGAPKLRATEVIAELEPVVRGVYCGAIGWLGCDGGMAWSVAIRTITVTSGVAAIHAGGGITALSDPDEEYRETLDKARALVRAVAEVG; this comes from the coding sequence GTGGGCTCCTCCGTGGTGGTGCCGCTCTCGCCGGTGCCCAAGCCACTCGAACTGCTCACGCGCTTCGCTTCTCTCCCTGCGCTCGCCTTTCTGGATGGCGCGAGCGACACCGCCGACCTCGGACGCTTCAGCTACCTGACTGCCGATCCAGTCGCGACAATCATGGCGCCAGCCGCCGCGTGGGAGGGTACCCGCGATCACCTGCGTGCCACGATCCGCAATGACTTCCCGCACGAGCCATTGTTGCCCCCGTTTCAGGGCGGCTGGATCGGCTGGCTCAGCTATGAGCTCGGGTCGGCCTTCGACCGGATGCCCCGAGCACGGCGTGATGATCTGCATTCGTCCGATGTCGTGCTCGGACTCTACGACTGGGTGATTGCCTGGGACCACCAGAGTGGCAACGCGTGGCTCGTGAGCAGCGGCTGCGATTCCCTCGGCAACCCCGACCGGGAACGGGCCCAGCAACGTGCCGAGGAAGTGCTCACCCGCATCCGGACGGGCTCGCACCAGCCCGTGGTGCCATCGGCCGTTTCAAATGGTGTGGTCGCACCGTCCGGGCAGATCCGCATCGATGCATTCGCGGATGCGCCAGCACTACTGAGTGGAGATTTCTCTCCGGCGCAATATCGGGAAGCGGTTCGTGACATCATCGAACTGATTCGTGCCGGCGACCTGTTCCAGGCCAATCTCACCCAGCGATTCCTCGCGCCCTTCGCGGGTGAACCGATCGCGCTCTACCGTGCGATGCGTAGCCTCGCCCCGGCACCAATGGCGGCCTATCTCGCCCAGGCCGATCGTCAGATTCTCTCGATGTCCCCCGAGCTCTTTCTCCGCCTCGAACCGCGGTCGCGTGCGCTCGAGACACGGCCGATCAAGGGAACCCGCCCTCGGGACGGTGATCTCGTCCGCGACCGCGCTCTGGCTGACGAACTGATCGCCAGCGAGAAGGACCGGGCCGAGAACGTGATGATCGTCGATCTGCTGCGGAATGATTTCTCTCGCGTCTGTACGCCGGAGAGTGTGCGCGTGCCGGCGCTCTGCCGACTCGACAGCCACGCGGCCGTGCATCACCTGGTGTCGATCGTGACCGGCACCCTGCAATCGGGGCGCGACGCCATCGATGCCATTGCGGCGACCTTTCCGGGTGGCTCGATCACCGGTGCACCGAAGCTGCGCGCCACCGAAGTGATTGCGGAACTGGAACCGGTGGTTCGCGGGGTCTACTGCGGTGCGATCGGCTGGCTCGGTTGCGACGGTGGAATGGCATGGTCGGTGGCCATCCGAACGATCACGGTCACCAGTGGCGTCGCGGCCATCCATGCCGGCGGCGGTATCACGGCGTTGTCGGATCCCGACGAGGAGTACCGCGAAACGCTCGACAAGGCTCGTGCGCTCGTGCGTGCGGTGGCGGAGGTCGGGTGA
- a CDS encoding helix-turn-helix domain-containing protein: MSLPMTTNSLPSVFSPLAKALLDSFNEGVVVFDQAGKITYLNSAGRNALTEAGLDPTSEKDDLLPELAGMGGRLSPLRVSGLDLGEAIFLPRREGPTTLAERERDAIVRSLESHSWRLAETAKTLGISRTTLWRRLRAYGLHRDGRTKWDLQSNG, encoded by the coding sequence ATGAGCTTGCCGATGACCACCAACTCGCTTCCCTCGGTGTTCTCACCCCTGGCGAAGGCCCTCCTCGATTCATTCAATGAGGGGGTTGTAGTGTTTGATCAGGCGGGAAAGATCACCTACCTGAATTCCGCTGGTCGCAACGCCCTGACGGAGGCCGGCCTCGATCCGACCTCGGAGAAGGACGACCTGCTCCCGGAACTCGCCGGCATGGGCGGGCGTCTTTCGCCGCTTCGCGTCAGTGGGCTCGATCTCGGCGAAGCGATCTTCCTGCCGCGGCGTGAGGGTCCGACGACGCTTGCCGAACGGGAGCGCGACGCGATCGTCCGGTCGCTGGAATCGCATAGCTGGCGGCTGGCCGAGACCGCGAAGACACTGGGAATCTCTCGCACCACACTCTGGCGTCGACTCCGCGCCTACGGGCTGCATCGTGATGGCCGAACCAAGTGGGATCTGCAGTCAAACGGTTGA
- a CDS encoding aminodeoxychorismate/anthranilate synthase component II — MILLLDHDDSFVYTLAGYVAAFGEIAEVRRVHGLTMPAVIALAPTAIILSPGPGAPDRFPLSQKIVGNFGPKLPILGVCLGHQIIAAAYGATVMRAPRPRHGMTSPVSHDGEGVFHGLPSPLQATRYHSLAVVQETVPDGLAVSAVAADDGVVMGVRHRTLPVEGVQFHPESVLTEHGMAMIGNFLGR, encoded by the coding sequence GTGATCCTGCTGCTCGACCACGACGACTCGTTTGTCTACACGCTCGCGGGATACGTCGCTGCCTTCGGAGAAATCGCGGAGGTGCGGCGGGTGCACGGCCTGACCATGCCAGCGGTGATCGCGCTGGCACCCACCGCAATCATTCTCTCACCAGGGCCCGGCGCTCCTGATCGTTTCCCGTTGTCGCAGAAGATCGTCGGCAACTTCGGACCCAAGCTGCCGATACTCGGCGTCTGCCTGGGCCATCAGATCATCGCCGCGGCCTACGGCGCCACGGTAATGCGTGCGCCACGGCCTCGCCACGGAATGACTTCGCCGGTCAGCCACGACGGCGAGGGAGTCTTCCACGGCTTGCCCTCGCCTTTGCAGGCGACTCGCTATCACTCGCTCGCAGTGGTGCAGGAGACGGTGCCGGACGGGCTCGCTGTGAGCGCAGTCGCAGCAGACGATGGCGTGGTGATGGGGGTTCGACACCGGACTCTGCCGGTCGAGGGTGTGCAGTTCCATCCCGAGTCGGTGCTCACCGAACACGGGATGGCGATGATCGGAAATTTTCTCGGGCGCTAG
- a CDS encoding 4a-hydroxytetrahydrobiopterin dehydratase, with the protein MTSTPAPLDPEIIAARLALLPGWSHADGWLLRNFPTDGWRSTMLLVNAIAFLAEAAAHHPDLGVHWGRVEIRLQSHDAGGVTDRDLALATRIERLVHDQPIGWITR; encoded by the coding sequence ATGACCAGTACCCCCGCCCCACTCGACCCCGAAATCATCGCCGCGCGCCTGGCACTGCTCCCGGGCTGGAGTCACGCCGACGGCTGGCTGCTGCGGAACTTTCCAACGGACGGCTGGCGGTCGACGATGCTGCTGGTGAATGCGATTGCCTTCCTCGCCGAAGCGGCCGCCCACCACCCCGATCTTGGTGTGCACTGGGGTCGCGTCGAAATCCGGCTGCAGAGTCACGATGCCGGTGGTGTTACCGACCGCGACCTGGCGCTCGCCACGCGAATCGAACGCCTGGTGCACGACCAGCCGATTGGCTGGATCACGCGTTGA